A single genomic interval of Amycolatopsis albispora harbors:
- the argC gene encoding N-acetyl-gamma-glutamyl-phosphate reductase, with the protein MTVKAAVAGASGYAGGELLRLLLVHPEIEIGALTAASSAGDRLGQHQPHLVPLADRVLAETTAETLAGHDVVFLALPHGHSGEIAARLGEEVLVVDLGADHRLRDASDWQRWYGGEHAGTWPYGLPELPGAREKLYGTKRIAVPGCFPTGGSLALAPAFAAGLVEPEAHFVSVTGTSGAGKSLKPHLLGSEVMGSASAYGVGGAHRHTPEFAQNLGLVAGERVTVSFTPVLAPMPRGILTTASAPLRAGTDLDAIRTEYEKVYHDEPFVHLLPAGSWPSTAAVLGSNAVHLQVTVDADAGRLVVIAALDNLTKGTAGGAVQSANLALGFEETTGLSTVGVAP; encoded by the coding sequence ATGACGGTGAAGGCGGCGGTGGCCGGCGCCAGCGGGTACGCGGGGGGCGAACTCCTGCGCCTGCTGCTGGTCCATCCGGAGATCGAGATCGGCGCGCTGACCGCGGCGAGCAGCGCGGGGGACAGGCTGGGCCAGCACCAGCCCCACCTCGTGCCGCTCGCCGACCGGGTGCTGGCCGAAACCACGGCCGAGACGCTGGCCGGCCACGACGTGGTGTTCCTCGCCCTGCCCCACGGGCATTCCGGCGAGATCGCTGCGCGGCTCGGCGAGGAGGTGCTGGTGGTCGACCTCGGCGCCGACCACCGGCTCCGCGACGCGTCGGACTGGCAGCGCTGGTACGGCGGCGAGCACGCGGGCACCTGGCCGTACGGCCTGCCCGAACTGCCCGGCGCCAGGGAGAAGCTGTACGGCACCAAGCGGATCGCGGTGCCCGGCTGCTTCCCGACCGGTGGCTCGCTGGCGCTCGCGCCCGCGTTCGCCGCGGGGCTGGTGGAGCCGGAGGCGCACTTCGTCTCGGTGACCGGCACCTCGGGCGCTGGCAAGAGCCTCAAGCCGCACCTGCTCGGGTCGGAGGTGATGGGTTCGGCCAGCGCGTACGGCGTCGGCGGTGCACACCGGCACACCCCGGAGTTCGCGCAGAACCTCGGGCTGGTGGCGGGCGAGCGGGTGACCGTCTCGTTCACCCCGGTGCTGGCGCCGATGCCGCGCGGCATCCTGACCACCGCCAGCGCGCCCCTGCGCGCCGGCACCGACCTCGACGCGATCCGGACCGAGTACGAGAAGGTCTACCACGACGAGCCGTTCGTGCACCTGCTGCCAGCGGGCAGCTGGCCGAGCACCGCCGCGGTGCTGGGCTCGAACGCGGTGCACCTCCAGGTGACCGTGGACGCCGACGCCGGGCGCCTGGTGGTAATCGCCGCACTGGACAACCTGACCAAGGGCACCGCCGGCGGCGCCGTGCAGTCGGCGAACCTGGCGCTGGGCTTCGAAGAAACCACCGGACTTTCCACAGTGGGAGTAGCACCATGA
- a CDS encoding helix-turn-helix domain containing protein: MTVSEQHRTQIRTETATYTVEAASLPEARLVVDVHAAGPQGEPVADGRLDLDAAAAATLATVLSRALRSAGALGRTGPRRSGPRPAQQGQPWSPTLDAALERRWMAGEPVETIAEAFGRSPGSIRARLPRVGCDPENPGAYLPDPPSRREVTAMSP; encoded by the coding sequence ATGACAGTTTCCGAACAGCACCGGACCCAGATCCGGACCGAAACCGCTACCTACACGGTCGAGGCCGCTTCCCTGCCGGAAGCGCGCCTGGTGGTGGACGTGCACGCCGCCGGGCCGCAGGGCGAGCCCGTCGCGGACGGCCGCCTCGACCTCGACGCCGCGGCCGCGGCCACGCTGGCCACCGTGCTCTCGAGAGCGCTGCGCTCGGCGGGCGCGCTCGGCCGCACCGGCCCGCGAAGATCGGGGCCGCGGCCGGCGCAACAGGGCCAGCCCTGGTCGCCGACGCTGGATGCCGCCCTCGAACGCCGGTGGATGGCGGGCGAGCCGGTCGAAACCATCGCCGAGGCCTTCGGCCGAAGCCCGGGCAGCATCCGGGCACGCCTGCCCAGGGTGGGCTGCGACCCGGAGAACCCGGGCGCCTACCTACCGGACCCGCCAAGCCGGCGAGAGGTGACCGCGATGAGCCCCTGA
- a CDS encoding DNA alkylation repair protein → MTAELVAAARAGLAELADAGKAPQMQRYMKSAMPFRGVPAPARRKLANRLFRAYPLADVAEFTAVTRQLWREAGYREERYLAIDLTGHGAYRGWQSPGLLELYEELIVTGAWWDYVDEVAIRRIGPLLRTDPGVLKPVLLDWAADEDHWRRRTAIICQIGAKSATDTGLLTQAIEASIGEPDFFLRKAIGWALRELAKTDPDWVLAFAENHGDLSPLSRREALKNLKN, encoded by the coding sequence ATGACCGCAGAACTGGTGGCGGCCGCGCGGGCCGGGCTGGCGGAGCTGGCCGACGCCGGGAAGGCACCGCAGATGCAGCGGTACATGAAGTCGGCGATGCCGTTCCGCGGGGTGCCCGCCCCGGCCAGGCGCAAGCTGGCGAACCGGCTGTTCCGCGCGTACCCACTGGCCGACGTCGCGGAGTTCACCGCGGTCACCCGCCAACTGTGGCGCGAGGCCGGCTACCGCGAGGAGCGGTACCTGGCGATCGACCTGACCGGGCACGGCGCCTACCGCGGCTGGCAGTCGCCCGGCCTGCTCGAGCTGTACGAGGAGCTGATCGTCACCGGAGCCTGGTGGGACTACGTGGACGAGGTGGCCATCCGCCGGATCGGCCCGCTGCTGCGGACCGATCCCGGCGTGCTGAAGCCGGTCCTGCTCGACTGGGCCGCCGACGAGGACCACTGGCGCCGCCGCACCGCGATCATCTGCCAGATCGGGGCGAAGTCCGCGACCGACACCGGGCTGCTCACCCAGGCCATCGAGGCCAGCATCGGCGAGCCGGACTTCTTCCTGCGCAAGGCGATCGGCTGGGCCCTGCGGGAACTGGCGAAGACCGACCCGGACTGGGTGCTGGCCTTCGCCGAGAACCACGGCGACCTCTCCCCGCTGTCACGAAGGGAGGCACTGAAGAACCTGAAAAACTGA
- the pheT gene encoding phenylalanine--tRNA ligase subunit beta, with protein MRVPVSWLTEHLELGEGVGPQELVDAFVRIGIEVDAVHPLDAVTGPLVIGRVVEIEELTEFKKPIRFCRVEVGEEHAPEDTGEEPDPSAIKTRGIICGASNFNEGDLVVVALPGAVLPGGFAIGSRKTYGRTSDGMICSARELGLGDDHSGILVLPPGTAGPGDDAAEVIGLSDTVLELAPTPDRGYALSIRGLARELSNAFDAPFGDPGLSEIPGAEGEAWPVRIEDPEGCCPRFVLRRVTGLDASAPTPWWMRRRLMLAGMRSISLAVDVTNYVMLELGHPLHAFDTTAIQGELVVRRAKPGEKLTTLDDAERELDSDDIVIADDSGVISLAGTMGGASTEITPESTDVLLEAAHWDPPSISRTARRHKLFSEAAKRFERFTDPQLPPVAVELAARLLRQYGDGRIQPGRTDAGQLKPVAEITMPINLPDKVAGVRYDRGVTARRLSQIGCKVGIATSDDGTALVTAVPPSWRGDLVQPADLVEEVLRLEGYDSIPSELPTAPAGAGLTEAQRRRRTVSRSLAAAGYVEVLPFPFVAKSTWDAFGLPEDDVRRRAVKVLNPLESEKDELATSLLPGLLETLQRNVSRGFRDVTLYQIGQVVLPAEKPAAMPRLGVSARPADEELAALEAAVPAQPVHVAVVLTGHRERPGWWGEGQQASWADAVQAARTVAAAAGVELEVRSADLLPWHPGRCARLLVGDWPVGHAGELHPKVVEALGLPKRTVAMELDLDAIPLLERRPAPAVSPYPPVLLDVALVADSSVPAAELAETLRRGGGELIEDVSLFDTYTGEQVGAGKRSLAYKLRFRAPDRTLKVEEATAARDAAVAAAAERFGATLRA; from the coding sequence GTGCGAGTTCCCGTCAGCTGGCTGACCGAGCACCTCGAACTCGGTGAGGGCGTCGGGCCGCAGGAGCTGGTCGACGCCTTCGTCCGGATCGGCATCGAGGTCGACGCCGTGCACCCGCTCGACGCGGTCACCGGTCCGCTGGTGATCGGCCGCGTGGTCGAGATCGAAGAGCTCACCGAGTTCAAGAAGCCGATCCGGTTCTGCCGGGTCGAGGTGGGCGAGGAGCACGCGCCCGAGGACACCGGCGAGGAGCCGGACCCGTCGGCGATCAAGACGCGCGGCATCATCTGCGGCGCCTCGAACTTCAACGAGGGCGACCTCGTGGTGGTGGCGCTGCCGGGCGCGGTGCTGCCCGGCGGCTTCGCCATCGGCTCGCGCAAGACCTACGGCCGGACCAGCGACGGCATGATCTGCTCGGCGCGTGAACTGGGCCTCGGTGACGACCACAGCGGCATCCTGGTGCTGCCGCCGGGCACCGCGGGCCCCGGTGACGACGCCGCCGAGGTGATCGGCCTCTCCGACACCGTGCTGGAGCTGGCGCCGACCCCCGACCGCGGTTACGCGCTGTCCATCCGCGGCCTGGCCCGCGAGCTGTCGAACGCCTTCGACGCGCCGTTCGGCGACCCCGGGCTGAGCGAGATCCCCGGTGCCGAGGGCGAGGCCTGGCCGGTCCGCATCGAGGACCCCGAAGGCTGCTGCCCGCGGTTCGTGCTGCGCCGGGTCACCGGGCTGGACGCCTCCGCGCCGACGCCGTGGTGGATGCGCCGCCGCCTGATGCTGGCCGGCATGCGGTCGATCTCGCTGGCCGTGGACGTGACGAACTACGTCATGCTGGAGCTGGGCCACCCGCTGCACGCCTTCGACACCACCGCGATCCAGGGTGAGCTGGTCGTCCGCCGGGCGAAGCCGGGCGAGAAGCTGACCACGCTGGACGACGCGGAGCGCGAGCTCGACTCCGACGACATCGTCATCGCCGACGACTCCGGCGTGATCTCGCTGGCGGGCACCATGGGTGGCGCCAGCACCGAGATCACCCCGGAAAGCACCGACGTGCTGCTCGAAGCCGCGCACTGGGATCCGCCGTCGATCAGCCGGACCGCGCGGCGGCACAAGCTGTTCTCCGAGGCCGCGAAGCGGTTCGAGCGGTTCACCGACCCGCAGCTGCCGCCGGTGGCGGTGGAGCTGGCGGCGCGGCTGCTGCGCCAGTACGGCGACGGCCGCATCCAGCCGGGCCGCACCGACGCCGGTCAGCTGAAGCCGGTCGCCGAGATCACCATGCCGATCAACCTGCCCGACAAGGTGGCCGGCGTGCGCTACGACCGCGGCGTCACCGCGCGGCGGCTGAGCCAGATCGGCTGCAAGGTCGGCATCGCCACCTCCGACGACGGCACCGCGCTGGTCACCGCCGTGCCGCCGAGCTGGCGCGGTGACCTGGTGCAGCCCGCCGACCTGGTCGAGGAGGTGCTCCGGCTCGAGGGCTACGACAGCATCCCGTCCGAGCTGCCGACCGCGCCGGCCGGTGCCGGGCTGACCGAGGCGCAGCGCCGTCGCCGCACGGTTTCGCGTTCGCTCGCCGCGGCGGGTTACGTCGAGGTGCTGCCCTTCCCGTTCGTCGCGAAGTCCACTTGGGACGCCTTCGGGCTGCCCGAGGACGACGTGCGCCGCCGCGCGGTGAAGGTGCTCAACCCGCTGGAGTCCGAAAAGGACGAGCTGGCCACCTCGCTGCTGCCCGGCCTGCTGGAAACGTTGCAGCGCAACGTTTCCCGCGGCTTCCGCGACGTCACCCTGTACCAGATCGGCCAGGTCGTGCTGCCCGCCGAGAAGCCGGCCGCCATGCCGCGGCTCGGTGTCTCGGCGCGTCCCGCCGACGAGGAGCTGGCCGCGCTGGAGGCCGCCGTGCCCGCGCAGCCGGTGCACGTCGCCGTGGTGCTGACCGGTCACCGCGAGCGCCCCGGCTGGTGGGGCGAGGGCCAGCAAGCCTCGTGGGCGGACGCCGTGCAGGCGGCCCGCACCGTCGCCGCCGCGGCCGGTGTCGAGCTGGAGGTGCGCTCGGCGGACCTGCTGCCGTGGCACCCCGGCCGCTGCGCCCGGCTTTTGGTCGGCGACTGGCCGGTCGGGCACGCCGGTGAGCTGCACCCGAAGGTGGTCGAAGCCCTCGGCCTGCCCAAGCGCACCGTGGCCATGGAGCTCGACCTCGACGCGATCCCGCTGCTGGAACGCCGCCCGGCGCCCGCGGTGTCGCCGTACCCGCCCGTGCTGCTGGACGTGGCACTGGTCGCCGACAGCTCGGTGCCCGCGGCCGAACTGGCCGAGACCCTGCGCCGTGGTGGTGGCGAACTGATCGAGGATGTCTCGCTGTTCGACACCTACACCGGCGAGCAGGTCGGTGCCGGCAAGCGCTCCCTCGCCTACAAGCTGCGGTTCCGCGCGCCGGACCGCACGCTCAAGGTCGAGGAGGCCACCGCCGCCCGTGACGCCGCGGTCGCGGCGGCCGCCGAACGCTTCGGGGCCACCCTGCGCGCCTGA
- the pheS gene encoding phenylalanine--tRNA ligase subunit alpha, with amino-acid sequence MSEANNSQEPATADALAPETLQAAVKSADTDFAAAADLDALAACKPAHLGDNSPLMLARRQIGGLPKQEKAEAGKRVNEARQAIQGAFDARRAALQVERDERVLRDEAVDVTLPWEKVAPGARHPMTTLAERVADVFVGMGYEVAEGPELEAEWFNFDALNFGKDHPARQLQDTFYVGPEDSGLVLRTHTSPVQARTLLHRDLPVYVVCPGRTYRTDELDATHTPVFHQVEGLAVDKGITMAHLKGTLDAFARAMFGERSKTRLRPHFFPFTEPSAEVDVWFEEKKGGPGWVEWGGCGMVNPNVLRACGVDPEVYSGFAFGMGLERTLQFRNGIPDMRDMVEGDVRFTLPFGTEA; translated from the coding sequence ATGTCCGAAGCCAACAACAGCCAGGAGCCGGCCACCGCCGACGCGCTGGCCCCGGAAACCCTGCAGGCCGCCGTCAAGTCCGCGGACACGGACTTCGCCGCGGCCGCGGACCTCGACGCCCTCGCCGCGTGCAAGCCGGCGCACCTGGGTGACAACTCCCCGCTGATGCTGGCCCGGCGGCAGATCGGCGGCCTGCCCAAGCAGGAGAAGGCCGAGGCCGGCAAGCGGGTCAACGAGGCACGCCAGGCCATCCAGGGCGCCTTCGACGCGCGCCGCGCCGCGCTGCAGGTCGAGCGGGACGAGCGCGTGCTGCGTGACGAGGCCGTCGACGTGACGCTGCCGTGGGAGAAGGTCGCGCCCGGCGCCCGGCACCCGATGACCACGCTCGCCGAGCGGGTGGCCGACGTGTTTGTCGGCATGGGCTACGAGGTCGCCGAGGGTCCCGAGCTGGAAGCCGAGTGGTTCAACTTCGACGCGCTGAACTTCGGCAAGGACCACCCCGCGCGGCAGTTGCAGGACACCTTCTACGTCGGCCCGGAGGACTCCGGGCTGGTGCTGCGCACGCACACCTCGCCGGTGCAGGCCAGGACGCTGCTGCACCGCGACCTGCCGGTCTACGTGGTCTGCCCCGGCCGCACCTACCGCACCGACGAGCTGGACGCCACGCACACGCCGGTGTTCCACCAGGTCGAGGGCCTCGCGGTGGACAAGGGCATCACCATGGCCCACCTCAAGGGCACGCTGGACGCCTTCGCGCGCGCCATGTTCGGCGAGCGCTCGAAGACCAGGCTGCGCCCGCACTTCTTCCCGTTCACCGAGCCGTCCGCCGAGGTGGACGTGTGGTTCGAGGAGAAGAAGGGCGGCCCCGGCTGGGTCGAGTGGGGTGGCTGCGGCATGGTCAATCCCAACGTGCTGCGGGCCTGCGGGGTCGATCCCGAGGTCTACTCCGGCTTCGCCTTCGGCATGGGCCTGGAGCGCACCCTGCAGTTCCGCAACGGCATCCCGGACATGCGCGACATGGTCGAAGGCGACGTCCGGTTCACCCTTCCCTTCGGAACGGAGGCGTAG
- a CDS encoding TrmH family RNA methyltransferase, whose translation MAGHRTPRVVAARRLTSRSGRTEAGRFLAEGAQAVREALTHGTVHELFATEAAAAKHPELVTRAAESGARISSINQRAAEMLSETVSPQGLVAVCELVDVPLADALSGSPRLVAVLAGIADPGNAGTVLRVADAAGADAVIFAGDAVDPHNGKCVRASTGSLFHLPVARERDVATAIEACRAAGLRVLAADGYAEAGLDSADDLAEPSAWVLGNEAHGLPAEVLALADRGIRVPIYGKAESLNLATAAGLCLYASALAAHR comes from the coding sequence TTGGCGGGGCACAGGACCCCCCGGGTCGTTGCTGCGCGCAGGCTCACTTCGCGGTCCGGCCGCACCGAGGCCGGCCGATTCCTCGCCGAGGGCGCCCAGGCGGTCCGCGAGGCGCTCACGCACGGGACCGTGCACGAGCTGTTCGCCACCGAAGCGGCCGCCGCCAAGCACCCCGAACTGGTCACCCGAGCGGCGGAATCCGGTGCGCGGATCTCCTCGATCAACCAGCGTGCCGCCGAAATGCTCTCGGAAACCGTTTCACCGCAAGGGCTTGTCGCGGTCTGCGAGCTGGTCGACGTACCGCTCGCCGACGCGCTGTCCGGTTCGCCGCGACTGGTCGCCGTGCTCGCGGGCATCGCCGACCCCGGCAACGCGGGCACCGTGCTGCGGGTGGCCGACGCCGCCGGCGCGGACGCGGTGATCTTCGCCGGGGACGCCGTCGACCCGCACAACGGCAAGTGCGTGCGTGCCTCCACCGGCAGCCTGTTCCACCTCCCGGTGGCGCGCGAGCGTGATGTCGCCACCGCGATCGAGGCGTGCCGGGCTGCCGGCCTGCGGGTACTGGCCGCCGACGGGTACGCCGAGGCGGGCCTGGACTCCGCCGACGACCTGGCCGAGCCGTCCGCGTGGGTGCTCGGCAACGAGGCGCACGGCCTGCCCGCCGAGGTGCTCGCGCTCGCCGACCGGGGCATCCGGGTGCCGATCTACGGCAAGGCCGAAAGCCTCAACCTGGCCACCGCCGCGGGTTTGTGCCTCTACGCCAGCGCACTCGCCGCGCACCGCTGA
- the rplT gene encoding 50S ribosomal protein L20, with amino-acid sequence MARVKRAVNAKKKRRTTLELASGYRGQRSRLYRKAKEQTLHSLNYAYRDRRARKGDFRQLWITRINAAARANGVTYNRFIQGLKAAGVEVDRKILADLAVNDAAAFTALAELAKQHVTTGEEKKSA; translated from the coding sequence GTGGCACGCGTCAAGCGGGCGGTGAACGCCAAGAAGAAGCGTCGCACAACTCTCGAACTGGCCAGTGGTTACCGCGGTCAGCGCTCCCGGCTGTACCGCAAGGCCAAGGAGCAGACGCTTCACTCCCTGAACTACGCCTACCGGGACCGCCGTGCCCGCAAGGGTGACTTCCGCCAGCTGTGGATCACCCGGATCAACGCGGCCGCCCGGGCCAACGGCGTGACCTACAACCGCTTCATCCAGGGCCTCAAGGCCGCTGGTGTCGAGGTCGACCGCAAGATCCTCGCGGACCTCGCGGTGAACGACGCCGCCGCCTTCACGGCGCTGGCCGAGCTGGCCAAGCAGCACGTGACCACCGGCGAAGAGAAGAAGTCGGCCTGA
- the rpmI gene encoding 50S ribosomal protein L35 codes for MPKNKTHSGTSKRVRVTGTGKIRRQKAGRRHLMEKKASKVTRRLEGTTELAKADVSRVKRLLGR; via the coding sequence ATGCCCAAGAACAAGACGCACAGCGGGACGTCCAAGCGAGTCCGCGTCACCGGCACCGGCAAGATCCGCCGTCAGAAGGCCGGCCGCCGTCACCTGATGGAGAAGAAGGCCAGCAAGGTGACCCGCCGCCTCGAAGGCACCACCGAGCTGGCCAAGGCCGACGTCAGCCGCGTCAAGCGCCTCCTCGGCCGCTGA
- the infC gene encoding translation initiation factor IF-3, protein MWAPGRTSRAEHYSDQGGPISSETRINERIRVPEVRLVGPNGEQVGIVRIEDALRLAQEADLDLVEVAPQARPPVAKLMDFGKFKYESAQKARESRRNQQLTVIKEQKLRPKIDQHDYETKKGHVSRFLAAGNKVKVTIMFRGREQSRPELGFRLLQKLADDVQELGFVESSPKQDGRNMIMVLAPHKNVKPQKAKAKETEAEAADS, encoded by the coding sequence ATGTGGGCACCAGGTCGAACGAGCAGAGCAGAACATTACTCGGACCAAGGAGGCCCCATCAGCTCCGAGACGCGCATCAACGAGCGCATCCGCGTTCCCGAGGTCCGGCTGGTCGGACCCAACGGGGAGCAGGTCGGCATCGTCCGCATAGAGGACGCACTCCGGCTCGCCCAGGAAGCGGACCTGGACCTCGTCGAGGTCGCCCCGCAGGCACGGCCGCCGGTAGCCAAGCTCATGGACTTCGGGAAGTTCAAGTACGAGAGCGCCCAGAAGGCCCGCGAGTCGCGCCGCAACCAGCAGCTGACCGTCATCAAAGAGCAGAAGCTGCGCCCGAAGATCGACCAGCACGACTACGAGACGAAGAAGGGCCACGTGTCCCGCTTCCTCGCAGCCGGCAACAAGGTCAAGGTCACGATCATGTTCCGTGGCCGGGAGCAGTCCAGGCCGGAGCTCGGCTTCCGGCTGCTGCAGAAGCTGGCCGACGACGTCCAGGAGCTCGGCTTCGTGGAGTCCTCGCCCAAGCAGGACGGCCGCAACATGATCATGGTGCTGGCGCCGCACAAGAACGTGAAGCCGCAGAAGGCGAAAGCCAAGGAAACCGAAGCCGAAGCCGCGGATTCCTGA
- a CDS encoding DUF1844 domain-containing protein: protein MSDNAGHQPQNSPGTDADGIRELETIPSVEVISRAAVMLMSAGAERLGLADEDPDTSPRRDLDEARRLITALAGLVTSSAEYLGAHAGPLRDGLQSLQKAFREASAVPDAPGQGPGEKYTGPVH, encoded by the coding sequence GTGTCGGACAACGCTGGACACCAGCCTCAGAATTCCCCCGGAACGGACGCCGACGGCATCCGCGAGCTCGAGACCATTCCCAGTGTAGAGGTGATCAGCCGCGCCGCCGTGATGCTGATGTCGGCGGGCGCCGAGCGGCTCGGCCTCGCCGACGAGGACCCGGACACCAGCCCGCGCCGCGACCTCGACGAGGCGCGGCGCCTGATCACCGCGCTGGCCGGGCTGGTCACGTCGTCGGCGGAGTACCTCGGCGCGCACGCCGGCCCGCTGCGCGACGGGCTGCAGTCGCTGCAGAAGGCCTTCCGCGAAGCGTCGGCCGTGCCGGACGCGCCCGGCCAGGGGCCCGGCGAGAAGTACACCGGCCCCGTGCACTGA
- a CDS encoding GntR family transcriptional regulator: MSALKPVRRVLLRDEAYELLRRAIITGELAPGQQLREHDLAAELGLSRAPVRQALTRLTAEGLVESKPQSFTRVAPLESDDVRDALQLTRVLHEFAVRTARLGPVHLDRMRAANAKFAAAVEARDVDAAIEADDEFHDVPVEACGNRAVAETLDRYTPLLRRLERARFSSLPAHRSVRRHEQLIDACAAGDTGEAVRITGRIWAELGDLMDAGEET, translated from the coding sequence ATGAGTGCCCTGAAGCCGGTCCGGCGTGTGCTGCTGCGCGACGAGGCGTACGAACTCCTGCGCCGCGCGATCATCACCGGGGAGCTGGCGCCGGGGCAGCAGCTGCGCGAGCACGACCTGGCCGCGGAGCTGGGACTCTCCCGCGCGCCGGTGCGGCAGGCGCTGACCAGGCTGACCGCCGAGGGCCTGGTCGAATCGAAGCCGCAGAGCTTCACCAGGGTCGCGCCGCTGGAGAGCGACGACGTGCGCGACGCGCTCCAGCTGACCCGCGTGCTGCACGAGTTCGCCGTGCGCACGGCCCGGCTCGGGCCAGTGCACCTGGACCGGATGCGGGCCGCAAACGCGAAGTTCGCGGCGGCGGTCGAAGCCCGCGACGTCGACGCGGCGATCGAGGCGGACGACGAGTTCCACGACGTACCGGTGGAAGCCTGCGGGAACCGCGCGGTCGCCGAAACGCTCGACCGCTACACCCCGCTCCTGCGCCGCCTCGAGCGCGCGCGGTTCTCCAGCCTGCCCGCGCACCGCTCGGTGCGGCGGCACGAACAGCTCATCGACGCCTGCGCGGCGGGTGACACCGGCGAAGCCGTCCGGATCACCGGCCGCATCTGGGCCGAACTCGGCGACCTGATGGACGCCGGAGAGGAAACCTGA
- a CDS encoding 1-aminocyclopropane-1-carboxylate deaminase, which produces MPLADFPRHPLLFGPSPVHRLDRLTRHLGGAEVWAKREDVNSGLAYGGNKTRKLEYLVADALASGADTLISIGGVQSNHTRQVAAAAARTGLNAVLVQESWVDWKDPGYDRVGNIQLSRLMGADVRLVDAGFGIGFKESWEQAIAEIAARGGKPYAIPAGASDHRLGGLGFATWMREVEAQERELGVYFDTIVVCSVTGSTQAGMIAGAALGERPRRIVGIDASAKPAETRAQVGRIAKATAELIGTPREPDEVILDERYHAGIYGVPDESTVDAMRTAARLEGMITDPVYEGKSMAGLIDLVSRGEIPRDSTVLYAHLGGQPALSAYSELP; this is translated from the coding sequence ATGCCACTTGCCGACTTCCCCCGCCACCCGCTGCTGTTCGGCCCGTCGCCGGTGCACCGGCTGGACCGGCTCACCCGGCACCTCGGCGGGGCGGAGGTCTGGGCCAAGCGCGAGGACGTCAACTCCGGGCTCGCGTACGGCGGCAACAAGACCCGCAAGCTGGAGTACCTGGTCGCCGACGCGCTGGCGAGCGGCGCGGACACGCTGATCTCGATCGGCGGCGTGCAGTCCAACCACACCAGGCAGGTGGCCGCGGCCGCCGCGCGCACCGGGCTGAACGCCGTGCTGGTGCAGGAAAGCTGGGTGGACTGGAAGGACCCCGGTTACGACCGGGTCGGCAACATCCAGCTGTCGCGGCTGATGGGCGCCGACGTCCGGCTGGTCGACGCCGGGTTCGGCATCGGGTTCAAGGAGAGCTGGGAGCAGGCGATCGCCGAGATCGCGGCGCGTGGCGGCAAGCCGTACGCGATTCCGGCGGGTGCATCGGATCACCGGCTGGGCGGGCTCGGCTTCGCGACCTGGATGCGGGAAGTCGAGGCGCAGGAACGGGAACTCGGCGTGTACTTCGACACGATCGTGGTCTGCTCGGTGACCGGCAGCACGCAGGCGGGCATGATCGCCGGGGCGGCGCTGGGCGAGCGGCCGCGCCGGATCGTCGGCATCGACGCCTCGGCGAAGCCCGCGGAAACCCGGGCGCAGGTGGGCCGGATCGCGAAGGCGACGGCCGAGCTGATCGGCACCCCGCGCGAGCCGGACGAGGTGATCCTCGACGAGCGGTACCACGCCGGGATCTACGGCGTGCCCGACGAGTCCACTGTGGACGCAATGCGCACGGCGGCCCGGCTGGAGGGGATGATCACCGACCCGGTGTACGAGGGCAAGTCGATGGCCGGGCTGATCGACCTGGTCTCACGCGGGGAGATCCCGCGGGATTCGACGGTGCTCTACGCGCACCTGGGCGGGCAGCCCGCGTTGAGCGCGTACAGCGAACTTCCCTGA
- a CDS encoding RidA family protein, whose protein sequence is MGKVAISTENAPTPVANFAQAVRKGNILQLAGQVAFEPGTNKIVGDSVGEQTRQTVKNLTAVLEAAGASWDDVVMVRAYLTDTGHFAEFNEVYNELIGGEPFPARTTVYVGLPAGLLVEIDVLAVIGD, encoded by the coding sequence ATGGGCAAGGTCGCGATCAGCACGGAGAACGCCCCGACGCCGGTGGCGAACTTCGCGCAGGCCGTTCGCAAGGGGAACATCCTGCAGCTGGCCGGCCAGGTCGCCTTCGAACCCGGGACGAACAAGATCGTCGGGGATTCGGTCGGCGAGCAGACCCGGCAGACGGTCAAGAACCTGACCGCGGTGCTGGAGGCGGCCGGGGCGAGCTGGGACGACGTGGTGATGGTGCGGGCCTACCTGACCGACACCGGGCACTTCGCCGAGTTCAACGAGGTCTACAACGAACTGATCGGCGGCGAGCCGTTCCCGGCGCGCACCACGGTCTACGTCGGCCTGCCCGCCGGCCTCCTGGTCGAAATCGACGTCCTCGCCGTCATCGGGGATTGA